TCAGCCGGAACCGTGGATTACCCCGATCGTCGAAGATAAAATTGATTTCATCGCCGCCGCCGGGTTTAAAGAGATCATCCAGGTTCCGATCGGCTTCACCGCCGACCATATCGAGACGCTCTTCGATATTGACATCACCCACCGGCAGTACGCCCTGGCAAAAGGGCTTTCCTTCCGGCGCATTGCCTCTCTTAATGCCGGCGCTGCTTTTATCCGGGCCTTGAAAGAGGTCGTAACCAAGTTTGATCACGATGAACGATAAAAAAATAGCCATAGTCGGCGGCGGCATCTCCGCCTTGGCCTGCGCCGTAACTCTGAAGGAAAAAGGCTTCAACTTTACGCTCTTCGAGAAAGAAGACGCCGTCGGCGGCAAATTATTCACCGAAAATATCGGCGACTTTACCATCGAAGGCGGACCCGACAGTTACCTGCCGGAGAAGGTCTGGTCGGTGCAGTTGATAAAAAAGGTGGGGCTTGCCGACCGGATGCTCTGCTCGAACG
Above is a window of Syntrophales bacterium DNA encoding:
- a CDS encoding FAD-dependent oxidoreductase; amino-acid sequence: MNDKKIAIVGGGISALACAVTLKEKGFNFTLFEKEDAVGGKLFTENIGDFTIEGGPDSYLPEKVWSVQLIKKVGLADRMLCSNDERKGTFIYSGGRLHPLPEGVMLMVPTMIMPLAKSGLISWPGKMRMGMELFVPPRKDTKDESLAEFVTRR